The segment TTCCTTTAAAGTGACATCCTGATGCTTTAAACGAAGTTCAGCGATTTCGCGAAGTTTATCTGGTAGGTTGTTTAAACCGATTTCTTGTTCAACTAGCCGTATGTTTTCCACCTGCCGCAATGCAGCCCCAACCGTTTTATTCAGGTTAGCGGTTTCACAGTTAACGAGTCGATTAACTGAGTTACGCATATCTTTCATAATTCGTACATCTTCAAAGCGAAGCAGTGCTTGATGAGCCCCAATAATATTTAAGAACTCAGAAATCTTTTCACCCTCTTTTAAATACGTAATGAAACCTTTCTTACGCTCAAGCGGTTTCGCCTTTAAATCATATGCGTTCATTAATTCACAAAGAGACTGATTATGTTCCTCATATAAAGAGAAAATTTCGACATGATAAGACGATGTTTCTGGGTGGTTAATCGAACCACCTGCTAAAAAGGCTCCGCGTAAGTAGGCACGGCGGCAGCAGTTCTCCTTTATCATATGCGGTGAAATTTTTCGTATGAAAACAAACCCTTCCTCTTCTATAATATCTAAATTGACTAACAGTTGTCGTGCTTCATGCGAAATTCTCACTAAATAGACATTATTTTTTTTCAGACGCATCTTTTTACGAACCAAAAGCTCGACATGTGTATGATATAGCTTTTTGATCAGTGTATAAATACGCCTTGCAATCGCTGCATTTTCAGTTGATATATCTAACACGAGCTGCTGATTGCTAAACGACAGTGAACCATTCATGCGAATGAGGGCCGCCAGTTCAGCTTGTGCACAACAACCATCAGTTTCTAATTGGGTTAGCTCTTTTTTCGTCGTGGCAGCAAATGACACCTGCCTCACCTCTTTTACTATGATCTCAATTTAACTAGCTTTAACGGGTCATAAGTTACCACAGCAAACGCTCGTTGCTACCGCCTACAAGAGCGATAGCAGGGAGCTTGATACTTTCTTTGCATCATGACGCAATAAATAGCCTTCATAATGGACAAAATAATCTTTGATGACCTTGAGACCAAGTGACCGAATCGTTTCCTCATCATTGATCACCGGTTCAGCATCCTCTTGTGCATACCGCTCAATAATCGCTGATGGAATGTGATGATTATTAACTAACACAACGTCCAGTAACCCTTGACCAACATGATTCACGATTGACTGGACATGGTCTGACGCCTTATAACCATCTGTTTCCCCTGATTGTGTCATCGCGTTACAAATGTAAACTTTTTTTGCTTTCGCCTGTTTAATTGTTTCTGAAATCTGCGGGACTAACAAATTTGGGATCACACTCGTGTACAAGCTTCCCGGTCCAATCACGATCAGATCCGCTTCACGAATCGCCTGTAAACTATCCTCGAGCGGTGTGATTTGCTCAGGCGTTAAAAATACACGCTTAATTTGTTTTCCAACGAGCGGAATTTGCGATTCACCAGCCACGAGCGTCCCATCGGTCATTTCAGCATGGAGGCTAATGCTCGTATTCGCAGCAGGCAAGACTTTACCACGTACATTTAAGACACGACTTAATTCTGTTATCCCTTTTGCAAAATCACCTGTAATTGACGTCATTCCCGCAAGTAACAGGTTACCGAGCGAATGCCCAGATAAACCATTGCCATTTTCAAAGCGGTGTTGAAAAAGCTGTTCGACTAATGGTTCAACCTCAGAGAGAGCAACTAAAACGTTACGAACATCTCCTGGAGGCGGTATGTTTAATTCTTTTCTAAGTCGTCCGGAGCTCCCACCGTCATCTGCGACAGTGACGATTGCGGTAATATCAACCGAAAACGTCTTTAAACCACGAAGCAGAACAGACAGGCCAGTTCCTCCCCCGATGACGACAATCTTTTTATTATCCACTTATTTGCCCTTTCCCTTCTCGATATCACGGTGACTTACATGGATGACATAATCATCACTAAAAACATCACCAAAATATTCAGCAAGCGTGACCGAACGGTGCTTGCCGCCGGTACAGCCAATACCAATGACGACCTGGCTCTTACCTTCTCGTTTATATTGCGGCAACATATATTCAAGTAAGTCTTGAAGCTTCTCTAAAAATTGCTTCGTCTCAGACCATTTTAGTACATATGAAGAAACTTCGTCATCAAGCCCAGTTTTCGGACGCATATGGTCAATGTAATGCGGGTTTGGCAAAAACCGAACATCGAAGACAAGATCAGCATCAATTGGAACGCCATATTTAAATCCAAACGACATCACATTAACCGAAAATGGATGCTTTTCTGTTAACGAAAAGTTTTGGATGATTTTTTCTCGAAGTTGAATTGGTTTTAAGTCTGTCGTATCGATAATTTGTTGCGCTCTACCTTTTAGGTCTTCTAAAATCGCTCGCTCTTTTTGAATCCCTTCGAGCGGCAGGCCTTGCGACGCTAATGGATGAGAACGACGTGTTTCTTTATAGCGTCTAACGAGTGAAGCATCCTTAGCATCTAGGAAAAGAATGTGCGGCTTCAGCTTTGTCGTGTTACTCATTAGATCGATCGCTTCAAATAAGTGGTCAAAAAATTCACGGCCGCGTAAATCAATCACAAGCGCGACTTTATTCATTTTCCCACCTGAGTTTTCAATTAAATCGACAAACTTTGGTATTAATGCTGGTGGTAAATTATCGACACAGAAAAAGCCTAAATCCTCAAAGCTTTGGATCGCAACTGTTTTCCCCGCACCAGACATTCCGGTAATGATTACGATTTGAATATCCTCTTTTGCGTCTGTCATACAAACCACCCTTTTTTATTTATTGTTATCGTTAGGCTTGTGTTGGATCAGGTTCTAAGCGATGCGATAACAGTTGAAAATCTGGTGTATAATGGAATGTCCCGTACACAACTTCATTTCGGTTGAGTAGGTGTTCAAATATATAATAATCACCGGGTGCCATCGGTAGTTCCTGCACGTCAGTGATTTGTTTCCATTTTAATATACCTTCTGGTGATTGTTCCAATAATTCACCTTCAGCGTCATCAGCGAAAAATGTAAACATCATCCATTCGGCGATGATTTCTCCTTGATCAATAATTACAAATGTAAAAATTCCTTTAATTTCAGGATTTTTAAGATCTAGTCCTGTTTCTTCACGGTATTCACGCTTCACCGCTTCTTTGATCGTTTCTCCTGCTTCCATTTTTCCACCTGGCGCCACGTACCAATTGCGACGCGGCTTTTGCAGCAAGAGTACTTGATCTCCTCGTTTATAAATACAGTTTGTCACTCTTTGCATGGCCAATCACCTCACAGTGTATACTTCTTAAGTATACTACCAATTATTCGCGCTCACAATGTCAAGCACGGGAACTATTGACAAAAATTGTTTAAAACTAAGCTTAGTTCACCACACTTTGATAAGTGCTTCCGCACGACCCTAGCCGTGGAGCTCTAGCACGATCGCTTATAAAAGCCAAAACCCGGCTTTCAACGCAATCGTTCCGGCTCCACTACGCCGACTAACGTCTGCGCAAACGTTTAACAAACGTTTGGGGTCTTGCTAATCTCAGGTTTCTCATTCTCTTTTTAGAGAGGCTACGAATCGTGGTTTGATTATTGTTAAGACTAGTGCCCGCTTGAAGTTAGTTTCATTATTCAATATCACGTGCGGGCACTCTCCATCTCATTCAACCTCTTACCATACGTAGACACCCCAAAAAGAAAGAGCATGTACCACAATAGTAGTGAGACCCCAAATGGTGCTAACCATTTGCGGAGACGTCAGTCGACGTAGGGGAAACAATGGAGGTTGCCTTGGAAGCCTGATCTCGGCTTACATAAGCAACCGCAATTGTAGCCCCGGATAGGGTCGAACGGAACAACCACCCAACAGTTCACATCAATGCATCCCCGAATCAACTGTAAATAGCACCAACCAACGCGCAGGCACCCGTCTCCTTACTTAACCCTCCCACCATGCGTAGACAATCCAAAAAGAATCAGCACGTATCACACAAGTAGTGAGACCCCAAATGGTGCTAACCATTTGCGGAGACGTCAGTCGACGGAGGGGATGCAATGGAGGTTGCGTTGGAAACCTGGTCTTGGTTTACATAAGCGACCGCAAATTGTAGCCCCGGCTAGGGTCAAACGGAACAACCACCCAACAGTTCACACCAACGCATCTCCGAATCAACTTAACGCTCTAAAATCATCTATCAACGTGCGGGCACTCGTCTCCTTATTTAACTCTCTCACCATACGTAGACACTCCAAAAAGAAAGAGCATATCCTCCCAAGTAGTGAAACCCCAAATGGTGTTAACCATTTGCGCCAACGGCAAGTTGGCGTAGTGGAGACAATGCAGGGAGCCGTGAAAGCCCGAACTTGGCTTACACAAGCTCCCGTCATTGTCCCCACGTCCAGGGTCAAACGGAGCAACCACCCCAAGAGGCCCCTACACACAAAAAAAGAGCACGAACATCGTGTTCGTGCCACAAGGAAATTATATAAAAAAGGGGGTCAATTACTTATCATTATCATACCCAATTTATATTTCATAACTGTTACAATCGAATTAAGACCCAGTTACGTTTTTATAAAGGAATTGTAAGCACCATTACCCCACACTCCATAAAACTGTCCTAATTACTTATCCTCAAGTGTTTCAATGTAATGTTGAGCATTTTGAGCAGCTAAACTACCATCACCAGTCGCTGTTACAATTTGACGAAGGAACTTTTCACGGATATCCCCAGCCGCAAAAATACCAGGAACCTTCGTAGACATCTCTGAATCTGTCTCAATGTAACCTTCCTCATTTGTAATACCAAGACCCTTAACAGCACTGTTCAATGGTAATAGACCAATATAGATGAACACACCATCTGTTTTGAACTCTTTTTGTTCACCAGTCTCTGTGCTCTCTAATGTCACACTACCAACTTTGCCATCTTTGTCATTAATTTCTTTCACGACATGGCTCCAAATAAATTCGATCTTATCGTTATCAAACGCACGATCTTGTAAAATTTTCTGAGCACGAAGCTCATCACGACGGTGGACGACTGTCACCTTTGAAGCGAAGCGCGTTAAATAAACCGCCTCTTCTACTGCAGAGTCACCGCCACCAACGACAACTAATTCTTTATCTTTAAAGAAAGCACCATCACAAACCGCGCAATACGATACGCCACGTCCGCCTAATTCTTTCTCGCCT is part of the Desertibacillus haloalkaliphilus genome and harbors:
- the whiA gene encoding DNA-binding protein WhiA, giving the protein MSFAATTKKELTQLETDGCCAQAELAALIRMNGSLSFSNQQLVLDISTENAAIARRIYTLIKKLYHTHVELLVRKKMRLKKNNVYLVRISHEARQLLVNLDIIEEEGFVFIRKISPHMIKENCCRRAYLRGAFLAGGSINHPETSSYHVEIFSLYEEHNQSLCELMNAYDLKAKPLERKKGFITYLKEGEKISEFLNIIGAHQALLRFEDVRIMKDMRNSVNRLVNCETANLNKTVGAALRQVENIRLVEQEIGLNNLPDKLREIAELRLKHQDVTLKELGEMMSGGKVSKSGVNHRLRKLDELAEKIRSGEDVKVGK
- a CDS encoding gluconeogenesis factor YvcK family protein — its product is MDNKKIVVIGGGTGLSVLLRGLKTFSVDITAIVTVADDGGSSGRLRKELNIPPPGDVRNVLVALSEVEPLVEQLFQHRFENGNGLSGHSLGNLLLAGMTSITGDFAKGITELSRVLNVRGKVLPAANTSISLHAEMTDGTLVAGESQIPLVGKQIKRVFLTPEQITPLEDSLQAIREADLIVIGPGSLYTSVIPNLLVPQISETIKQAKAKKVYICNAMTQSGETDGYKASDHVQSIVNHVGQGLLDVVLVNNHHIPSAIIERYAQEDAEPVINDEETIRSLGLKVIKDYFVHYEGYLLRHDAKKVSSSLLSLL
- the rapZ gene encoding RNase adapter RapZ, whose translation is MTDAKEDIQIVIITGMSGAGKTVAIQSFEDLGFFCVDNLPPALIPKFVDLIENSGGKMNKVALVIDLRGREFFDHLFEAIDLMSNTTKLKPHILFLDAKDASLVRRYKETRRSHPLASQGLPLEGIQKERAILEDLKGRAQQIIDTTDLKPIQLREKIIQNFSLTEKHPFSVNVMSFGFKYGVPIDADLVFDVRFLPNPHYIDHMRPKTGLDDEVSSYVLKWSETKQFLEKLQDLLEYMLPQYKREGKSQVVIGIGCTGGKHRSVTLAEYFGDVFSDDYVIHVSHRDIEKGKGK
- a CDS encoding 8-oxo-dGTP diphosphatase, whose translation is MQRVTNCIYKRGDQVLLLQKPRRNWYVAPGGKMEAGETIKEAVKREYREETGLDLKNPEIKGIFTFVIIDQGEIIAEWMMFTFFADDAEGELLEQSPEGILKWKQITDVQELPMAPGDYYIFEHLLNRNEVVYGTFHYTPDFQLLSHRLEPDPTQA
- the trxB gene encoding thioredoxin-disulfide reductase, which codes for MSEEKIYDVIIAGAGPAGMTAAVYTSRANLDTLMLERGMPGGQMANTEDVENYPGFDHILGPDLSTKMFEHAKKFGAEYAYGDVKEIIDGKEYKTVVAGSKEYKAKAVIVATGAEYKQLGVPGEKELGGRGVSYCAVCDGAFFKDKELVVVGGGDSAVEEAVYLTRFASKVTVVHRRDELRAQKILQDRAFDNDKIEFIWSHVVKEINDKDGKVGSVTLESTETGEQKEFKTDGVFIYIGLLPLNSAVKGLGITNEEGYIETDSEMSTKVPGIFAAGDIREKFLRQIVTATGDGSLAAQNAQHYIETLEDK